The Malus domestica chromosome 10, GDT2T_hap1 nucleotide sequence AGTTCTGCTTTTCAtggttttctaatttttaatttattttacaagTTAGTATATATTCTTCCAATTGGACCCAGATAATTTAGCCGCATGCTTTGTCTTGGTATGCATAACATAATGCTTGATCGTAAGGGAAATCACAAGGGATAGAAAATTAATTGAAGAACAAATCTTTGAACAAACTTTGGATTTAATGTATGTGTTTGTTCTTAAACTTTAGCTTAAGTGGACGTTTAAGACTTATCCAGCGTCTTTTTTTCtaaattaagtttgtttttCTGCCTTCTCTATAAATAACCAACCTCGTACATCAATTGCTTCACATCTCTCTCAATCCTTTCCATTTTTCACTTGCAATAAACTTCACATACAATCCCATTGAAGAAGTTGAAAAATTAAGATGGCAAACCAAATCCTGCTATTGACTACTTTCCTAGCCATGACATGTTCTTTGGTTGTTGCTTTCGAGCCTAGTCCGTTGCAGGATTTCTGTGTTGCTGACGCTACTAGCTCAGGTTCGTCTTGAATCGTTTGGTTAAGTTTTGCTAAGATGATGTTTAGTTTAATTACATTAAGATGTATACCTCTGATTCTACTTAATCCTAAAATGACTTTAATTTTTATGCTGGTTTATTAATTGTAACAGCAACAAGAGTGAATGGGCTACCTTGCTTGGACTCCAAGCTAGCAACAGCTGAGCATTTCTTCTTCAGTGGACTTCACATCCCGGGCAACACCTCAAACCCTGTTGGTGGAAAAGTCACCCCTGTCAATGTGGCTCAAATTCCAGGACTCAACACCCTCGGCATCTCACTCGCTCGCATTGACTACGCACCAATGGGTGTCATCCCACCCCACACTCACCCCCGTGCCACTGAGATTTTAACCGTCTTAGAAGGCAGCCTCGATGTTGGCTTCGTGACCTCAAACCCCGACAACAAGCTCATCTCAAAGGTCCTTA carries:
- the LOC103446094 gene encoding putative germin-like protein 2-1; the protein is MANQILLLTTFLAMTCSLVVAFEPSPLQDFCVADATSSGSVNGLPCLDSKLATAEHFFFSGLHIPGNTSNPVGGKVTPVNVAQIPGLNTLGISLARIDYAPMGVIPPHTHPRATEILTVLEGSLDVGFVTSNPDNKLISKVLNKGDAFVFPVGLIHYQKNVGTGMAVSLSSLSSQNPGVNTIANAVFGSNPPISEDVLAKSFQVDKSVITSIQAKF